Genomic segment of Nostoc sp. TCL240-02:
AACCTATAGCCGCCGAACAGCAGATCCTCTCTTTGGGGCGCGTCCTCCAGAACCTCAGAGAAGAAGATGAGGTTGACGTTCTGATTGAAACTACTATTTCTTATCTTAAGGAACAGTTTGATTACAAACTGATTTGGATTGCTCTTTACGATCGCCTGAATCACATATTATTCGGCAAAGGCGGTATTACACCGGATCGTGACACGAGCTTTTTATACCAAAAGGTTGTTCTCAGTCCTGGGGATCTATTAGAGCAAGTGGTGATTGAACAACACCCCTTGGGCATAGCTGATTTACAAACTGAAATCCGCGCCGCCGAATGGCGCAAAATCGCTGAAAAATTGCAGATCCAAGGAACGATTATTTTACCAATTCGCTATAAAGACCGTTGCTTAGGTTTGCTGTTACTGGGTTCAGAACGCTGGGGCTATTTACTAACAGGGGAAGCAAAAGCACGTTTGATGATGGTTTTAGGTGAATTGGGGGCATTGCTTTATCAACAGGAGATACATAAGCAGCAAAAGCAAACCAAGCGAACCGATGAGCCATTATTAGAATTGCTTGAAAATTTACGCACCCTCAGTAACCTTAATCAAAGACTAGAAGCAGGGGTGCAAGCAACTCATAAATTTATTTCACCTAGCCGGACAAATGTTTACTGGTTTGAGCGGGAAGGACGCTACTTTTGGTGTCGGATGAGCAATCAGCTTGTCAAAAGTGATCGCAATTCCAGCACTCAGCAAGCGGCGGGAATGACTGTACAAGACTTGAGTGACTTTTATTATGCTTTGGCAGTTAACCAAATTGTTTCAATTGGTGATGCACGCAGTTCTTTAAAGAGCCATTTTACGGCAAAATTACTGCAAAAGCTGAAAGTGCGATCGCTCCTGGCCGCTCCAATAATCTGGCAAAAGAACTTGCTCGGTTTTCTGGCGGTGGAAAGCAATGAACCTCGAATCTGGACGGAGGCAGACAAAAATTTTGTTCAGGGTGTGGCTGGTTTAATCTCCCTGATTGCACCTAACGAAAGTATGGAAAGCACTATTAAACAGATTCAAGAAGATGCCCAACTGACTGGTCAAGTTGCCCAAGGTATCTATAGCGAACATGAACTTCAAGAAACTTTACACAGCTGTGCTAAAAAAGTTTTAGCTCGACTAACAGCCACCCGCTTTTTACTGTTGCAGTACGATCCTGAACAGAATAATTATCAATTTATTTACCAAAGTCAGCCTCAAAATCGCCGACCATTGACATTTACCCTGAATACTCTCAAAGAATTAGATGGACAGCTTTTGCAACGTTCAACTGAAGCGGTGGAGATTGAGAATTTAGATGAAGATTTACGCTTTTTTAACTGGCGGCCCTCTTTACTAGAAAGTGGAGTGCGATCGCTACTTATTTGTAAATGCACTAATGGTCATATCCCAGCAGCACTTTTGGTCATCACTCACGAAACGTATCGTTCTTGGACAACTCTCGAAAAAGAGTTACTGTGGGCTGTTAGTCAACAGATAGGTGTGATTGTTCGTCAGTGGCAATTACACAACCGCACTACGCAGCAGCAAAAAACTTCCCAGGCGTTTGAGCAATGCTTAAATATCTTGACGCAAACCCAGAATAGCAAAGCCGAAGTCAATAAAAAGAATTTAGAACATATAGCACTCGAACAAATAGCATCAATTCTGGGTTGTCCCCTGGCGTTACTGCTATCTTGGTCGCCCGGTGAAAATTTGGCAGAAATTATTCCTGGAGTGATTGAAAATAGTCAATTTGGGATTTTTTCCGATGCATCTATTCCTATCCAGTCTGAAGCCTTAATTCAGTGGGCATTGGTTACGGAGAATTACCTGACTTTGAAGGTGGATAATTTACCCCTGGAAACTCGAAAATGGTTGAATACTCCAGATAAAGGTCAAATTTTGGTGATGGCATTACGTACCAATGCTGATTATGAAATCACAGGTGTAGTATTGTTAGCAGACTATCAGGAGCGTCGCTGGTCACAACAAAACCTCAATGCGATCGCAACTCTGATTTCTCAATTAGCTTGGTGGCGTCGTCAAAAGCAAATTACCCGCCTTCTAGAATCCACAACAGAGGAATTACGACAACTCAACTGGTACAAACATCGTCGTCTAGAGGAAATCCAAAGAATAACGGCGCTATCCCTGAAACAAATACATGATTTGGGTATTCCTGCTAATGAATTAACTCAGATGCGCTACCAGCTATTGCTAAGACAATTAGACCACACAGCCACTTCCATGAGTGGAATGCTAAAACTTGAGAACTGGCAGCTACATATCAGTTGGGAAACTATGCCCATAGCTAGTTTACTCAAGCGATCGCTCGAACGCATCGACAATTTACTCAAACAACAAAAGCTGTGGATTGGTGTACATGGCTTGGGACAACCAATTGATGAGCAAGAATCAGCAAAGAATTCTCCATTAGCTAGAGGCGTTCCTACTTCCAGCCCTCAATCTGCAATGGCGATCGCTGGTGATATTGTCAAAATTGAATTAGTTATCCATGAATTATTGGTTACTGCCTGTAACCGTTCTCCAATTGGCGGCAGAATTGATATTTGGTGTCGTCGTTTAGATGCGTCAAAACCCTCAGATTCAAAGCATTTATCTACAAGTGGAGGGGGTGAACAGACATCGCTGGAACTGTCAATTACATACAACGGTGCGATCGAAGCACAGCTACTAACAGAACTACATGATAATACACCCAAAGATGTGCTTGCTCCCTCCAACCTCGACCAACCCCCAGCTTTACATCTGCTAATCTGCCAAAACCTCATGCAGGAGTTGGGAGGAGAGTTGAATTTTTATCAATTACCAGATAATCGGGTAGTTAGCCGCTTGCTGTTGCCGTTAGTTAGCCATGATTCTTAGTATCATTTTTCAAAATTCTCTCTTTACTTAAAAAACTTACTTGGGAGCCAAAATAAATTTCCTACAGTAGCATATACCCGAAAAATAAGTCTAAAGATAGATTGACATAACATTTGTTCTCCGAAAGTATTCTCCCTTCATAGCAAACTGGTTATAATTATCTTCCATCTCTCTTAGAAATCAAATTCTTATATACACAGCATTTATATGGGGCGTGTTCGTTCTAAATCTGACCTACCTACAAAAATTTGTCCGGTATGTCAACGTCCTTTTACATGGCGTAAAAAGTGGCAAGATTGCTGGGACGATGTGAAATACTGCTCAGAACGTTGTCGTCGTCGCCGTTCTGAAGCCCAAAATGAAACTAATCGCAACACAGACGCAAATAGCGCAGGGGATTAATGGAGTTACAGGTGCAACCTAAATTAATTATTCATGGGGGAGCTGGTAGTTCTCTCCACGGTAAAGGCGGATTAGAGGCAGTGCGCCGATCGCTCCATACAGTAATAGAAGAAGTCTATTCTCTGCTATTGTCAGGAGCAACGGCTTCTGAGGCGGTGGTTCAGGGTTGCCAAATGCTCGAAGATAACCCCCGATTTAATGCTGGTACTGGTTCAGTACTACAATCTGATGGTCAAATTCGTATGAGTGCTTCCCTAATGGATGGGGCATTAGAGCGGTTTAGTGGTGTAATTAATATTTCGCGGGTGAAAAATCCCATTGAGTTAGCACAATTTTTACAAAACTCGCCAGATCGAGTGCTATCAGATTTCGGATCGGCTGAGTTGGCGCGAGAAATGCAACTTCCCAGCTATAACGCTTTAACTGATTTGCGGTTACAAGAGTGGATGCAAGAACG
This window contains:
- a CDS encoding DUF2256 domain-containing protein, translated to MGRVRSKSDLPTKICPVCQRPFTWRKKWQDCWDDVKYCSERCRRRRSEAQNETNRNTDANSAGD
- a CDS encoding GAF domain-containing protein, coding for MGQPQKPIAAEQQILSLGRVLQNLREEDEVDVLIETTISYLKEQFDYKLIWIALYDRLNHILFGKGGITPDRDTSFLYQKVVLSPGDLLEQVVIEQHPLGIADLQTEIRAAEWRKIAEKLQIQGTIILPIRYKDRCLGLLLLGSERWGYLLTGEAKARLMMVLGELGALLYQQEIHKQQKQTKRTDEPLLELLENLRTLSNLNQRLEAGVQATHKFISPSRTNVYWFEREGRYFWCRMSNQLVKSDRNSSTQQAAGMTVQDLSDFYYALAVNQIVSIGDARSSLKSHFTAKLLQKLKVRSLLAAPIIWQKNLLGFLAVESNEPRIWTEADKNFVQGVAGLISLIAPNESMESTIKQIQEDAQLTGQVAQGIYSEHELQETLHSCAKKVLARLTATRFLLLQYDPEQNNYQFIYQSQPQNRRPLTFTLNTLKELDGQLLQRSTEAVEIENLDEDLRFFNWRPSLLESGVRSLLICKCTNGHIPAALLVITHETYRSWTTLEKELLWAVSQQIGVIVRQWQLHNRTTQQQKTSQAFEQCLNILTQTQNSKAEVNKKNLEHIALEQIASILGCPLALLLSWSPGENLAEIIPGVIENSQFGIFSDASIPIQSEALIQWALVTENYLTLKVDNLPLETRKWLNTPDKGQILVMALRTNADYEITGVVLLADYQERRWSQQNLNAIATLISQLAWWRRQKQITRLLESTTEELRQLNWYKHRRLEEIQRITALSLKQIHDLGIPANELTQMRYQLLLRQLDHTATSMSGMLKLENWQLHISWETMPIASLLKRSLERIDNLLKQQKLWIGVHGLGQPIDEQESAKNSPLARGVPTSSPQSAMAIAGDIVKIELVIHELLVTACNRSPIGGRIDIWCRRLDASKPSDSKHLSTSGGGEQTSLELSITYNGAIEAQLLTELHDNTPKDVLAPSNLDQPPALHLLICQNLMQELGGELNFYQLPDNRVVSRLLLPLVSHDS